The following coding sequences are from one Cygnus olor isolate bCygOlo1 chromosome 2, bCygOlo1.pri.v2, whole genome shotgun sequence window:
- the FIGNL1 gene encoding fidgetin-like protein 1 isoform X1 has protein sequence MVIFKIGFPCKGTEFAVSAMEAPTHSTVHLSDWQKSYFALTSGTCTPAQKADEYRAKILRIQYAWANSEISQVCAANLFKKYAEKYSAIIDSDNIETGLNNYAENILTLAKCQQNDSDKWQSALTTDNVFELKCVQERMQAGKNFQSTQMAPTDAFVPAGNGVSASATLGLPRLGVFSSVAESERCAGSSKCASRGPDLLEHPSSSKSLQSSLPPVTKTSDIPPVSSVSLKEQVHTGFQVTPLFGNKEMASSSSLKTSGGCHDGQNLSLPSQSAVHAWSGKRKAFYGLADKGSAAPSILAPCQPSVSTEASSFSGNRNRNEESAAPGFRTAKEQLWVDQQKKPQSLHQRTPASSYGGVKKSLGAGRSRGPFGKFVPPVPKQDGSENGGAQCKAHARGPPDPALPVDERLKNIEPKMVELIMHEIMDHGPPINWDDIAGVEFAKATIKEIVVWPMLRPDIFTGLRGPPKGILLFGPPGTGKTLIGKCIACQSGATFFSISASSLTSKWVGEGEKMVRALFAVARCQQPAVIFIDEIDSLLSQRGDGEHESSRRIKTEFLVQLDGATTSSEDRILVVGATNRPQEIDEAARRRLVKRLYIPLPEASARKQIVTRLMSKEHSCLSEEEIELIVQKSHGFSGADMTQLCREASLGPIRSLQSMDIATILPDQVRPIAFVDFESALRTVRPSVSSKDLELYETWNQTFGCGR, from the exons atggtaatttttaaaattggatTCCCATGTAAAGGCACTGAATTTGCAG tgTCAGCGATGGAAGCACCAACTCATAGCACCGTGCACCTGAGCGACTGGCAGAAAAGTTACTTTGCTCTTACCTCTGGCACCTGCACGCCCGCACAGAAGGCTGATGAATACCGTGCCAAAATTCTGCGTATTCAGTATGCATGGGCAAACTCAGAGATCTCTCAGGTCTGTGCTGCCaacctctttaaaaaatacGCAGAGAAATACTCTGCAATTATTGACTCTGACAACATAGAGACTGGCTTGAATAACTAcgctgaaaacattttgactttGGCAAAGTGTCAGCAAAATGACAGTGACAAGTGGCAATCTGCCTTGACAACAGATAATGTATTTGAATTAAAGTGTGTGCAGGAGAGGATGCAGGCTGGCaaaaatttccaaagcactcAGATGGCACCGACAGATGCCTTTGTACCAGCCGGTAACGGGGTCAGTGCTTCTGCCACTCTGGGTCTTCCTAGACTCGGTGTCTTCAGCAGTGTTGCCGAGAGTGAACGCTGTGCTGGCTCATCAAAATGTGCAAGTCGGGGCCCGGATCTCCTTGAACATCCCTCATCTTCAAAGTCTCTTCAAAGCAGTCTGCCTCCTGTGACCAAAACTTCGGATATACCTCCTGTCTCTTCTGTGTCCCTAAAGGAACAGGTTCATACAGGTTTCCAGGTAACTCCACtgtttggaaataaagaaatggcAAGCAGCAGTTCTCTGAAAACGTCAGGTGGCTGTCATGACGGGCAGAATTTGTCTCTTCCCAGTCAGTCGGCTGTACATGCCTggtctgggaaaagaaaagcgTTTTATGGTTTGGCTGATAAAGGCAGCGCTGCACCTTCTATCCTTGCTCCGTGCCAGCCTTCCGTTAGTACAGAAGCCAGTAGTTTTTCAGGGAATAGGAACAGAAACGAGGAGAGCGCTGCTCCTGGTTTTAGAACGGCAAAAGAGCAGCTGTGGGTGGATCAGCAAAAGAAACCTCAGAGCCTCCACCAGCGTACACCAGCCTCGTCGTACGGAGGCGTAAAAAAGTCGCTGGGTGCTGGTAGGTCTCGGGGTCCATTTGGCAAGTTTGTTCCTCCAGTCCCAAAACAAGATGGGAGTGAAAACGGAGGAGCACAATGTAAAGCTCACGCACGAGGGCCGCCAGATCCAGCACTTCCTGTAGATGAGCGCCTGAAGAACATTGAACCAAAAATGGTGGAGCTCATTATGCATGAGATCATGGACCACGGCCCCCCCATCAACTGGGATGACATTGCTGGAGTCGAGTTTGCTAAGGCTACGATAAAAGAAATAGTAGTGTGGCCGATGCTGCGGCCAGACATCTTCACGGGGTTACGTGGTCCTCCGAAAGGAATTCTTCTCTTTGGCCCCCCCGGGACTGGGAAGACGCTCATAGGCAAGTGCATTGCGTGCCAGTCCGGGGCTACGTTTTTTAGCATCAGTGCCTCTTCTCTGACTTCCAAGTGGGTGGGTGAAGGGGAAAAGATGGTCCGCGCGCTGTTTGCTGTGGCACGATGTCAGCAGCCGGCGGTGATTTTCATCGATGAAATTGATTCTCTGTTGTCTCAgcgtggggatggggagcatGAGTCTTCGAGAAGAATAAAAACCGAATTTCTGGTCCAGTTAGACGGGGCAACAACCTCCTCCGAAGATCGTATCCTGGTAGTTGGAGCAACGAATCGACCCCAAGAAATCGATGAAGCTGCCCGAAGGAGACTGGTAAAGAGACTGTACATTCCTCTTCCGGAAGCCTCAGCGAGGAAGCAGATTGTGACTCGCCTCATGTCAAAGGAGCACAGCTGCCTTAGCGAGGAGGAGATTGAGCTTATCGTTCAGAAATCACATGGGTTTTCGGGGGCAGACATGACACAGCTCTGTCGGGAAGCTTCTCTGGGCCCCATCCGCAGCCTTCAGTCCATGGATATCGCGACCATCCTGCCGGACCAAGTGCGGCCCATTGCCTTCGTTGACTTTGAGAGCGCCCTCAGGACCGTGCGGCCCAGCGTGTCCTCGAAGGATCTAGAGCTGTACGAAACCTGGAACCAGACCTTCGGCTGTGGTAGATAA
- the FIGNL1 gene encoding fidgetin-like protein 1 isoform X3: MSAMEAPTHSTVHLSDWQKSYFALTSGTCTPAQKADEYRAKILRIQYAWANSEISQVCAANLFKKYAEKYSAIIDSDNIETGLNNYAENILTLAKCQQNDSDKWQSALTTDNVFELKCVQERMQAGKNFQSTQMAPTDAFVPAGNGVSASATLGLPRLGVFSSVAESERCAGSSKCASRGPDLLEHPSSSKSLQSSLPPVTKTSDIPPVSSVSLKEQVHTGFQVTPLFGNKEMASSSSLKTSGGCHDGQNLSLPSQSAVHAWSGKRKAFYGLADKGSAAPSILAPCQPSVSTEASSFSGNRNRNEESAAPGFRTAKEQLWVDQQKKPQSLHQRTPASSYGGVKKSLGAGRSRGPFGKFVPPVPKQDGSENGGAQCKAHARGPPDPALPVDERLKNIEPKMVELIMHEIMDHGPPINWDDIAGVEFAKATIKEIVVWPMLRPDIFTGLRGPPKGILLFGPPGTGKTLIGKCIACQSGATFFSISASSLTSKWVGEGEKMVRALFAVARCQQPAVIFIDEIDSLLSQRGDGEHESSRRIKTEFLVQLDGATTSSEDRILVVGATNRPQEIDEAARRRLVKRLYIPLPEASARKQIVTRLMSKEHSCLSEEEIELIVQKSHGFSGADMTQLCREASLGPIRSLQSMDIATILPDQVRPIAFVDFESALRTVRPSVSSKDLELYETWNQTFGCGR; encoded by the exons A tgTCAGCGATGGAAGCACCAACTCATAGCACCGTGCACCTGAGCGACTGGCAGAAAAGTTACTTTGCTCTTACCTCTGGCACCTGCACGCCCGCACAGAAGGCTGATGAATACCGTGCCAAAATTCTGCGTATTCAGTATGCATGGGCAAACTCAGAGATCTCTCAGGTCTGTGCTGCCaacctctttaaaaaatacGCAGAGAAATACTCTGCAATTATTGACTCTGACAACATAGAGACTGGCTTGAATAACTAcgctgaaaacattttgactttGGCAAAGTGTCAGCAAAATGACAGTGACAAGTGGCAATCTGCCTTGACAACAGATAATGTATTTGAATTAAAGTGTGTGCAGGAGAGGATGCAGGCTGGCaaaaatttccaaagcactcAGATGGCACCGACAGATGCCTTTGTACCAGCCGGTAACGGGGTCAGTGCTTCTGCCACTCTGGGTCTTCCTAGACTCGGTGTCTTCAGCAGTGTTGCCGAGAGTGAACGCTGTGCTGGCTCATCAAAATGTGCAAGTCGGGGCCCGGATCTCCTTGAACATCCCTCATCTTCAAAGTCTCTTCAAAGCAGTCTGCCTCCTGTGACCAAAACTTCGGATATACCTCCTGTCTCTTCTGTGTCCCTAAAGGAACAGGTTCATACAGGTTTCCAGGTAACTCCACtgtttggaaataaagaaatggcAAGCAGCAGTTCTCTGAAAACGTCAGGTGGCTGTCATGACGGGCAGAATTTGTCTCTTCCCAGTCAGTCGGCTGTACATGCCTggtctgggaaaagaaaagcgTTTTATGGTTTGGCTGATAAAGGCAGCGCTGCACCTTCTATCCTTGCTCCGTGCCAGCCTTCCGTTAGTACAGAAGCCAGTAGTTTTTCAGGGAATAGGAACAGAAACGAGGAGAGCGCTGCTCCTGGTTTTAGAACGGCAAAAGAGCAGCTGTGGGTGGATCAGCAAAAGAAACCTCAGAGCCTCCACCAGCGTACACCAGCCTCGTCGTACGGAGGCGTAAAAAAGTCGCTGGGTGCTGGTAGGTCTCGGGGTCCATTTGGCAAGTTTGTTCCTCCAGTCCCAAAACAAGATGGGAGTGAAAACGGAGGAGCACAATGTAAAGCTCACGCACGAGGGCCGCCAGATCCAGCACTTCCTGTAGATGAGCGCCTGAAGAACATTGAACCAAAAATGGTGGAGCTCATTATGCATGAGATCATGGACCACGGCCCCCCCATCAACTGGGATGACATTGCTGGAGTCGAGTTTGCTAAGGCTACGATAAAAGAAATAGTAGTGTGGCCGATGCTGCGGCCAGACATCTTCACGGGGTTACGTGGTCCTCCGAAAGGAATTCTTCTCTTTGGCCCCCCCGGGACTGGGAAGACGCTCATAGGCAAGTGCATTGCGTGCCAGTCCGGGGCTACGTTTTTTAGCATCAGTGCCTCTTCTCTGACTTCCAAGTGGGTGGGTGAAGGGGAAAAGATGGTCCGCGCGCTGTTTGCTGTGGCACGATGTCAGCAGCCGGCGGTGATTTTCATCGATGAAATTGATTCTCTGTTGTCTCAgcgtggggatggggagcatGAGTCTTCGAGAAGAATAAAAACCGAATTTCTGGTCCAGTTAGACGGGGCAACAACCTCCTCCGAAGATCGTATCCTGGTAGTTGGAGCAACGAATCGACCCCAAGAAATCGATGAAGCTGCCCGAAGGAGACTGGTAAAGAGACTGTACATTCCTCTTCCGGAAGCCTCAGCGAGGAAGCAGATTGTGACTCGCCTCATGTCAAAGGAGCACAGCTGCCTTAGCGAGGAGGAGATTGAGCTTATCGTTCAGAAATCACATGGGTTTTCGGGGGCAGACATGACACAGCTCTGTCGGGAAGCTTCTCTGGGCCCCATCCGCAGCCTTCAGTCCATGGATATCGCGACCATCCTGCCGGACCAAGTGCGGCCCATTGCCTTCGTTGACTTTGAGAGCGCCCTCAGGACCGTGCGGCCCAGCGTGTCCTCGAAGGATCTAGAGCTGTACGAAACCTGGAACCAGACCTTCGGCTGTGGTAGATAA
- the FIGNL1 gene encoding fidgetin-like protein 1 isoform X4 yields MEAPTHSTVHLSDWQKSYFALTSGTCTPAQKADEYRAKILRIQYAWANSEISQVCAANLFKKYAEKYSAIIDSDNIETGLNNYAENILTLAKCQQNDSDKWQSALTTDNVFELKCVQERMQAGKNFQSTQMAPTDAFVPAGNGVSASATLGLPRLGVFSSVAESERCAGSSKCASRGPDLLEHPSSSKSLQSSLPPVTKTSDIPPVSSVSLKEQVHTGFQVTPLFGNKEMASSSSLKTSGGCHDGQNLSLPSQSAVHAWSGKRKAFYGLADKGSAAPSILAPCQPSVSTEASSFSGNRNRNEESAAPGFRTAKEQLWVDQQKKPQSLHQRTPASSYGGVKKSLGAGRSRGPFGKFVPPVPKQDGSENGGAQCKAHARGPPDPALPVDERLKNIEPKMVELIMHEIMDHGPPINWDDIAGVEFAKATIKEIVVWPMLRPDIFTGLRGPPKGILLFGPPGTGKTLIGKCIACQSGATFFSISASSLTSKWVGEGEKMVRALFAVARCQQPAVIFIDEIDSLLSQRGDGEHESSRRIKTEFLVQLDGATTSSEDRILVVGATNRPQEIDEAARRRLVKRLYIPLPEASARKQIVTRLMSKEHSCLSEEEIELIVQKSHGFSGADMTQLCREASLGPIRSLQSMDIATILPDQVRPIAFVDFESALRTVRPSVSSKDLELYETWNQTFGCGR; encoded by the coding sequence ATGGAAGCACCAACTCATAGCACCGTGCACCTGAGCGACTGGCAGAAAAGTTACTTTGCTCTTACCTCTGGCACCTGCACGCCCGCACAGAAGGCTGATGAATACCGTGCCAAAATTCTGCGTATTCAGTATGCATGGGCAAACTCAGAGATCTCTCAGGTCTGTGCTGCCaacctctttaaaaaatacGCAGAGAAATACTCTGCAATTATTGACTCTGACAACATAGAGACTGGCTTGAATAACTAcgctgaaaacattttgactttGGCAAAGTGTCAGCAAAATGACAGTGACAAGTGGCAATCTGCCTTGACAACAGATAATGTATTTGAATTAAAGTGTGTGCAGGAGAGGATGCAGGCTGGCaaaaatttccaaagcactcAGATGGCACCGACAGATGCCTTTGTACCAGCCGGTAACGGGGTCAGTGCTTCTGCCACTCTGGGTCTTCCTAGACTCGGTGTCTTCAGCAGTGTTGCCGAGAGTGAACGCTGTGCTGGCTCATCAAAATGTGCAAGTCGGGGCCCGGATCTCCTTGAACATCCCTCATCTTCAAAGTCTCTTCAAAGCAGTCTGCCTCCTGTGACCAAAACTTCGGATATACCTCCTGTCTCTTCTGTGTCCCTAAAGGAACAGGTTCATACAGGTTTCCAGGTAACTCCACtgtttggaaataaagaaatggcAAGCAGCAGTTCTCTGAAAACGTCAGGTGGCTGTCATGACGGGCAGAATTTGTCTCTTCCCAGTCAGTCGGCTGTACATGCCTggtctgggaaaagaaaagcgTTTTATGGTTTGGCTGATAAAGGCAGCGCTGCACCTTCTATCCTTGCTCCGTGCCAGCCTTCCGTTAGTACAGAAGCCAGTAGTTTTTCAGGGAATAGGAACAGAAACGAGGAGAGCGCTGCTCCTGGTTTTAGAACGGCAAAAGAGCAGCTGTGGGTGGATCAGCAAAAGAAACCTCAGAGCCTCCACCAGCGTACACCAGCCTCGTCGTACGGAGGCGTAAAAAAGTCGCTGGGTGCTGGTAGGTCTCGGGGTCCATTTGGCAAGTTTGTTCCTCCAGTCCCAAAACAAGATGGGAGTGAAAACGGAGGAGCACAATGTAAAGCTCACGCACGAGGGCCGCCAGATCCAGCACTTCCTGTAGATGAGCGCCTGAAGAACATTGAACCAAAAATGGTGGAGCTCATTATGCATGAGATCATGGACCACGGCCCCCCCATCAACTGGGATGACATTGCTGGAGTCGAGTTTGCTAAGGCTACGATAAAAGAAATAGTAGTGTGGCCGATGCTGCGGCCAGACATCTTCACGGGGTTACGTGGTCCTCCGAAAGGAATTCTTCTCTTTGGCCCCCCCGGGACTGGGAAGACGCTCATAGGCAAGTGCATTGCGTGCCAGTCCGGGGCTACGTTTTTTAGCATCAGTGCCTCTTCTCTGACTTCCAAGTGGGTGGGTGAAGGGGAAAAGATGGTCCGCGCGCTGTTTGCTGTGGCACGATGTCAGCAGCCGGCGGTGATTTTCATCGATGAAATTGATTCTCTGTTGTCTCAgcgtggggatggggagcatGAGTCTTCGAGAAGAATAAAAACCGAATTTCTGGTCCAGTTAGACGGGGCAACAACCTCCTCCGAAGATCGTATCCTGGTAGTTGGAGCAACGAATCGACCCCAAGAAATCGATGAAGCTGCCCGAAGGAGACTGGTAAAGAGACTGTACATTCCTCTTCCGGAAGCCTCAGCGAGGAAGCAGATTGTGACTCGCCTCATGTCAAAGGAGCACAGCTGCCTTAGCGAGGAGGAGATTGAGCTTATCGTTCAGAAATCACATGGGTTTTCGGGGGCAGACATGACACAGCTCTGTCGGGAAGCTTCTCTGGGCCCCATCCGCAGCCTTCAGTCCATGGATATCGCGACCATCCTGCCGGACCAAGTGCGGCCCATTGCCTTCGTTGACTTTGAGAGCGCCCTCAGGACCGTGCGGCCCAGCGTGTCCTCGAAGGATCTAGAGCTGTACGAAACCTGGAACCAGACCTTCGGCTGTGGTAGATAA
- the FIGNL1 gene encoding fidgetin-like protein 1 isoform X2, with protein MRRGRLAAAVSAMEAPTHSTVHLSDWQKSYFALTSGTCTPAQKADEYRAKILRIQYAWANSEISQVCAANLFKKYAEKYSAIIDSDNIETGLNNYAENILTLAKCQQNDSDKWQSALTTDNVFELKCVQERMQAGKNFQSTQMAPTDAFVPAGNGVSASATLGLPRLGVFSSVAESERCAGSSKCASRGPDLLEHPSSSKSLQSSLPPVTKTSDIPPVSSVSLKEQVHTGFQVTPLFGNKEMASSSSLKTSGGCHDGQNLSLPSQSAVHAWSGKRKAFYGLADKGSAAPSILAPCQPSVSTEASSFSGNRNRNEESAAPGFRTAKEQLWVDQQKKPQSLHQRTPASSYGGVKKSLGAGRSRGPFGKFVPPVPKQDGSENGGAQCKAHARGPPDPALPVDERLKNIEPKMVELIMHEIMDHGPPINWDDIAGVEFAKATIKEIVVWPMLRPDIFTGLRGPPKGILLFGPPGTGKTLIGKCIACQSGATFFSISASSLTSKWVGEGEKMVRALFAVARCQQPAVIFIDEIDSLLSQRGDGEHESSRRIKTEFLVQLDGATTSSEDRILVVGATNRPQEIDEAARRRLVKRLYIPLPEASARKQIVTRLMSKEHSCLSEEEIELIVQKSHGFSGADMTQLCREASLGPIRSLQSMDIATILPDQVRPIAFVDFESALRTVRPSVSSKDLELYETWNQTFGCGR; from the exons ATGCGCAGGGGGCGGCTGGCGGCGGCCG tgTCAGCGATGGAAGCACCAACTCATAGCACCGTGCACCTGAGCGACTGGCAGAAAAGTTACTTTGCTCTTACCTCTGGCACCTGCACGCCCGCACAGAAGGCTGATGAATACCGTGCCAAAATTCTGCGTATTCAGTATGCATGGGCAAACTCAGAGATCTCTCAGGTCTGTGCTGCCaacctctttaaaaaatacGCAGAGAAATACTCTGCAATTATTGACTCTGACAACATAGAGACTGGCTTGAATAACTAcgctgaaaacattttgactttGGCAAAGTGTCAGCAAAATGACAGTGACAAGTGGCAATCTGCCTTGACAACAGATAATGTATTTGAATTAAAGTGTGTGCAGGAGAGGATGCAGGCTGGCaaaaatttccaaagcactcAGATGGCACCGACAGATGCCTTTGTACCAGCCGGTAACGGGGTCAGTGCTTCTGCCACTCTGGGTCTTCCTAGACTCGGTGTCTTCAGCAGTGTTGCCGAGAGTGAACGCTGTGCTGGCTCATCAAAATGTGCAAGTCGGGGCCCGGATCTCCTTGAACATCCCTCATCTTCAAAGTCTCTTCAAAGCAGTCTGCCTCCTGTGACCAAAACTTCGGATATACCTCCTGTCTCTTCTGTGTCCCTAAAGGAACAGGTTCATACAGGTTTCCAGGTAACTCCACtgtttggaaataaagaaatggcAAGCAGCAGTTCTCTGAAAACGTCAGGTGGCTGTCATGACGGGCAGAATTTGTCTCTTCCCAGTCAGTCGGCTGTACATGCCTggtctgggaaaagaaaagcgTTTTATGGTTTGGCTGATAAAGGCAGCGCTGCACCTTCTATCCTTGCTCCGTGCCAGCCTTCCGTTAGTACAGAAGCCAGTAGTTTTTCAGGGAATAGGAACAGAAACGAGGAGAGCGCTGCTCCTGGTTTTAGAACGGCAAAAGAGCAGCTGTGGGTGGATCAGCAAAAGAAACCTCAGAGCCTCCACCAGCGTACACCAGCCTCGTCGTACGGAGGCGTAAAAAAGTCGCTGGGTGCTGGTAGGTCTCGGGGTCCATTTGGCAAGTTTGTTCCTCCAGTCCCAAAACAAGATGGGAGTGAAAACGGAGGAGCACAATGTAAAGCTCACGCACGAGGGCCGCCAGATCCAGCACTTCCTGTAGATGAGCGCCTGAAGAACATTGAACCAAAAATGGTGGAGCTCATTATGCATGAGATCATGGACCACGGCCCCCCCATCAACTGGGATGACATTGCTGGAGTCGAGTTTGCTAAGGCTACGATAAAAGAAATAGTAGTGTGGCCGATGCTGCGGCCAGACATCTTCACGGGGTTACGTGGTCCTCCGAAAGGAATTCTTCTCTTTGGCCCCCCCGGGACTGGGAAGACGCTCATAGGCAAGTGCATTGCGTGCCAGTCCGGGGCTACGTTTTTTAGCATCAGTGCCTCTTCTCTGACTTCCAAGTGGGTGGGTGAAGGGGAAAAGATGGTCCGCGCGCTGTTTGCTGTGGCACGATGTCAGCAGCCGGCGGTGATTTTCATCGATGAAATTGATTCTCTGTTGTCTCAgcgtggggatggggagcatGAGTCTTCGAGAAGAATAAAAACCGAATTTCTGGTCCAGTTAGACGGGGCAACAACCTCCTCCGAAGATCGTATCCTGGTAGTTGGAGCAACGAATCGACCCCAAGAAATCGATGAAGCTGCCCGAAGGAGACTGGTAAAGAGACTGTACATTCCTCTTCCGGAAGCCTCAGCGAGGAAGCAGATTGTGACTCGCCTCATGTCAAAGGAGCACAGCTGCCTTAGCGAGGAGGAGATTGAGCTTATCGTTCAGAAATCACATGGGTTTTCGGGGGCAGACATGACACAGCTCTGTCGGGAAGCTTCTCTGGGCCCCATCCGCAGCCTTCAGTCCATGGATATCGCGACCATCCTGCCGGACCAAGTGCGGCCCATTGCCTTCGTTGACTTTGAGAGCGCCCTCAGGACCGTGCGGCCCAGCGTGTCCTCGAAGGATCTAGAGCTGTACGAAACCTGGAACCAGACCTTCGGCTGTGGTAGATAA